The ANME-2 cluster archaeon genome contains a region encoding:
- a CDS encoding type II toxin-antitoxin system HicB family antitoxin, producing the protein MIFKVVLELAEEGGYVVYVPSLPGCISEGDSKEEALENIKEAIELYLEPIENPVLANSAEVAEVAV; encoded by the coding sequence TTGATTTTTAAAGTAGTCTTGGAATTAGCTGAAGAGGGTGGCTATGTAGTATATGTACCTTCTCTTCCCGGATGTATTTCTGAAGGTGATAGTAAAGAAGAAGCACTGGAGAACATCAAAGAGGCTATTGAATTATATTTGGAACCAATCGAAAATCCGGTTTTAGCTAATAGTGCCGAAGTCGCTGAAGTTGCTGTCTAG
- a CDS encoding A/G-specific adenine glycosylase yields the protein MNLSLKKDFFNGALLKWYEQNHRDFPWRGVLDPYAILISEILLQKTRAENVVTVFNKFIVKYPDVDKLSTASFADIKNEIKILGLYTQRTTKIQNLAKILSEKYNGKIPDNKKELLELPGVGIYIANAVLCFAFNCDVPLLDTNIGRIIERVFSVKVTGEERKKIRVWNLIAEFLPEGKSREYNYSLIDFGAKVCTARNPKHNLCPLIEICDYYSKIRNK from the coding sequence ATGAACCTTTCATTAAAAAAAGATTTTTTTAACGGTGCCCTTCTGAAATGGTATGAGCAAAACCACAGAGACTTTCCATGGAGAGGAGTATTAGATCCATATGCAATATTAATCTCAGAAATACTACTACAAAAAACAAGAGCTGAAAATGTCGTTACAGTGTTTAATAAGTTTATTGTGAAATATCCCGATGTTGACAAACTTTCTACAGCTTCCTTTGCCGATATAAAAAATGAAATAAAAATACTAGGTTTATATACCCAACGAACCACTAAAATCCAGAATTTAGCAAAAATCTTGAGTGAAAAATATAATGGAAAAATTCCAGATAATAAAAAAGAATTATTAGAACTTCCAGGTGTTGGTATTTATATTGCAAATGCAGTACTATGTTTTGCATTTAATTGTGATGTTCCTTTATTAGATACAAATATTGGTAGAATTATTGAAAGAGTTTTCTCAGTTAAAGTGACTGGAGAAGAGAGGAAAAAAATTCGGGTGTGGAACTTAATAGCTGAATTCCTACCAGAGGGTAAATCGAGGGAATATAATTATTCTTTAATAGATTTTGGGGCCAAGGTATGCACAGCTAGAAATCCTAAACATAATTTGTGCCCGCTGATTGAAATCTGTGATTATTATTCAAAGATAAGGAATAAATAA
- a CDS encoding type II toxin-antitoxin system RelE/ParE family toxin has product MDAEYSIILSNKFDKTFSQLDRVSQKRIIERLKELSKNPKSGKPLKGRFKGIRSLRVGKYRILYDIQENHLIIVVIAMGHRRNVYD; this is encoded by the coding sequence ATGGATGCTGAATACAGTATAATTTTATCAAATAAATTTGATAAGACTTTTTCTCAATTGGATAGAGTTTCTCAGAAGCGAATCATTGAAAGATTAAAGGAACTTTCAAAGAATCCTAAATCTGGTAAGCCTTTGAAGGGCAGGTTCAAAGGTATTAGGTCATTGCGTGTAGGAAAGTACCGAATTTTATATGATATTCAGGAAAATCACCTTATAATAGTGGTTATTGCTATGGGCCATCGAAGAAATGTTTATGATTAG
- a CDS encoding amidohydrolase family protein: MAEARRCVVELGLSGIKLHPHAQKFAIDSATVYRIAEWVAAARPDIPIIFDNGKPASPNQLIGNLAETFPDVTFILAHMRGGDFIEVTAAHDNIFIQTTVVPQVEVVQQCVDELGADRVIMGLDSPYHSMEDEVTKVEALQLPEAEKLMVFSGTAKKVLNI, from the coding sequence GTGGCAGAGGCCCGACGCTGTGTTGTAGAACTGGGATTGTCAGGAATTAAACTACATCCCCATGCCCAGAAGTTTGCTATTGACAGTGCGACCGTGTACAGGATAGCAGAATGGGTGGCGGCCGCACGGCCTGACATTCCCATAATTTTCGACAACGGCAAGCCGGCATCGCCTAATCAGCTTATTGGCAACCTTGCAGAGACATTCCCTGATGTTACGTTCATTCTGGCACACATGCGGGGCGGCGACTTCATTGAAGTGACTGCAGCCCATGATAATATATTTATCCAGACCACAGTGGTGCCGCAGGTAGAAGTGGTGCAGCAGTGCGTGGATGAATTGGGAGCTGACAGGGTTATAATGGGGTTGGATTCGCCATATCATTCCATGGAGGATGAAGTGACGAAGGTGGAAGCGCTGCAGTTGCCCGAAGCTGAGAAGTTAATGGTCTTTAGTGGAACTGCAAAAAAAGTACTGAATATCTAA
- a CDS encoding DNA cytosine methyltransferase, whose protein sequence is MVSQSVNTQEFANKKFKMKEIPVLSFFTGGGFLDLGFEQAGFKIVWNNECNPVFADMHEYGMTTWRHSSSPNSKQAKISDRRSIVDIATCDIIEAAFPLKIPELFGMIGGPPCPDFSIGGKNRGHNGIHGPLSNVYIDRICEIKPDFFLFENVAGLFRTKKHRKFLAKLENQLEENGYNLDLRILNALELGLPQDRERLFIIGIKHHLSETFLNRELEQKERGWFPWPECPQYKNAKKMFDWPTIVQKNKIPEKPAGIPDELMIYHILSGSNPPDKLPNGKEGFKPYSNKFNTIEEGDTNRKSFKRLHRYRYSPTACYGHNEVHIHPWEKRRLTVRETMRLQGIPDTYILPSEIALTQKYALIANGVPVPLARHVAKSLYDLLLKAFI, encoded by the coding sequence ATGGTATCTCAATCAGTTAATACTCAGGAATTTGCAAATAAAAAATTTAAAATGAAAGAGATTCCTGTACTTTCTTTCTTTACAGGTGGAGGATTTCTTGACTTGGGGTTCGAGCAAGCTGGTTTTAAAATTGTCTGGAACAATGAGTGTAATCCAGTTTTTGCTGACATGCATGAATATGGTATGACGACATGGAGACATTCTTCCAGTCCAAATTCGAAACAAGCGAAGATCAGCGACCGACGTAGTATTGTTGATATAGCTACGTGTGATATTATTGAAGCAGCTTTTCCGCTGAAAATACCAGAACTATTCGGGATGATTGGAGGACCGCCTTGCCCAGATTTCAGCATAGGGGGAAAGAATCGGGGGCATAATGGTATTCATGGCCCTCTATCCAATGTTTATATTGACCGCATATGTGAAATCAAACCAGATTTTTTTTTGTTTGAAAACGTGGCAGGGCTCTTCCGGACCAAAAAACATCGAAAGTTTCTTGCAAAGCTAGAGAATCAGCTTGAAGAAAATGGATACAATCTTGATTTGCGTATTTTGAATGCGCTTGAACTGGGACTACCACAAGACCGCGAGAGATTATTTATCATTGGTATAAAGCATCATCTTTCAGAAACATTTCTTAATCGGGAGTTAGAACAAAAAGAAAGGGGGTGGTTTCCATGGCCTGAATGCCCTCAGTATAAAAATGCAAAAAAAATGTTTGATTGGCCAACTATTGTACAAAAAAATAAGATCCCTGAAAAACCTGCCGGAATACCTGATGAACTAATGATATACCATATACTTAGCGGCAGCAATCCACCAGACAAACTGCCAAATGGAAAAGAAGGATTTAAGCCATATTCAAATAAATTTAATACAATAGAGGAAGGAGATACAAACAGAAAGTCCTTCAAGCGCCTTCACCGTTATAGATATAGTCCAACTGCTTGTTATGGACATAATGAAGTTCATATCCATCCTTGGGAAAAACGGAGGCTTACAGTTAGGGAAACAATGAGGTTACAGGGAATACCTGATACATATATACTACCTTCTGAAATAGCATTAACCCAAAAATATGCTTTGATAGCAAATGGCGTCCCAGTTCCACTTGCCAGACATGTAGCAAAATCACTTTATGATCTTCTGTTGAAAGCATTTATATAA
- a CDS encoding N-acetyltransferase: MQIRPTKESDLHDVLLVEKAAFGTEEGKEIADLVNDLLVDPSAMPILSLIAIKDYQAIGHILFTKAIIDSNLSISAVILAPLAVIPAAQSQGVGGQLINEGLKCLSESGVDLVFVLGHPDYYPRHGFKPASILGFDAPYPIQQEHADAWMVKELRFGVIGSVSGKVQCSDVLNQPEHWRE; the protein is encoded by the coding sequence TTGCAAATAAGACCTACTAAAGAATCAGATTTACATGATGTATTACTTGTAGAAAAAGCTGCTTTCGGTACTGAAGAAGGCAAAGAAATAGCAGATCTTGTAAATGATTTACTTGTTGATCCAAGTGCAATGCCAATATTATCCCTTATCGCAATCAAAGATTATCAGGCCATTGGGCACATCCTATTCACAAAGGCAATAATTGATTCAAATCTTTCAATCTCAGCAGTAATTCTAGCACCACTTGCTGTTATTCCTGCTGCTCAATCACAAGGTGTTGGCGGTCAGCTTATTAATGAAGGTCTGAAGTGCTTGTCAGAATCAGGTGTTGATCTGGTATTTGTCCTCGGTCACCCAGATTATTACCCACGGCATGGCTTTAAACCAGCAAGTATTCTTGGTTTTGATGCACCTTATCCAATTCAACAAGAGCATGCGGATGCATGGATGGTTAAAGAACTTCGCTTTGGTGTTATCGGTAGCGTAAGTGGTAAGGTTCAATGTTCTGATGTGCTAAATCAACCAGAGCATTGGCGTGAATAA
- a CDS encoding type II toxin-antitoxin system HicB family antitoxin, with translation MNTFLISIQKEDKFFIARCPELGVTSQGETLDEVQINIKEAIELYIESFGTEDLPSETSRPFWTTVEVAHA, from the coding sequence ATGAATACATTTCTGATTTCCATTCAAAAAGAAGATAAATTCTTTATTGCAAGATGTCCTGAGCTTGGAGTGACATCCCAGGGTGAAACCCTTGATGAAGTACAAATAAACATCAAAGAAGCTATAGAACTTTATATTGAAAGTTTCGGTACAGAAGACCTGCCAAGTGAAACATCAAGACCGTTCTGGACTACTGTAGAAGTTGCTCATGCCTAG
- a CDS encoding type II toxin-antitoxin system RelE/ParE family toxin produces MSYKVKYTSKGKMDLKKLPLGVAQSIILSIHDIKNDPYSYVKKIKGTKSHPLYTHRVGEYRVILDIIDDSLLIIVIETGHRSKIYRKY; encoded by the coding sequence ATGAGCTATAAGGTCAAGTACACATCTAAAGGGAAAATGGATCTTAAAAAGCTCCCTCTAGGTGTTGCACAGAGCATAATTCTATCGATTCATGACATTAAAAATGACCCCTATTCTTATGTAAAAAAGATAAAAGGGACAAAAAGTCATCCTCTTTACACTCACCGCGTTGGTGAATATCGGGTAATATTGGACATTATTGATGATAGTCTGTTGATCATAGTGATTGAAACGGGTCATCGAAGCAAAATCTACCGGAAATATTGA
- a CDS encoding type II toxin-antitoxin system HicA family toxin, which produces MPRLPVLSGKELVTALKKAGFVEVRQKGSHVSIQKITPDKTYRTVVPLHKELAKGTLLDILHQTGMSRGNLLEIL; this is translated from the coding sequence ATGCCTAGATTACCAGTACTGTCTGGAAAGGAACTCGTGACTGCGTTAAAAAAAGCGGGTTTTGTTGAGGTGCGGCAAAAGGGGAGCCATGTCTCAATACAAAAAATCACTCCGGATAAAACCTACAGAACCGTTGTTCCTTTGCATAAAGAACTGGCGAAAGGGACATTGCTAGATATTTTACATCAAACAGGAATGAGTCGAGGTAATCTGTTAGAAATACTTTAA
- a CDS encoding nuclear transport factor 2 family protein: MNKQENVRLLKQHFEAFGRGDLPAALDFVADDVDWQSPVTRTESQNISWAKPCHSREEVSLFFKELYEKVQPEGMEIFDFTAQGDRVIVEGRNRGIVKSTGHSYDHDWVMVFTFKNGKIVRHRHYYDTNDILAAFRKK, from the coding sequence ATGAATAAACAAGAGAATGTCCGGTTATTGAAGCAACACTTTGAGGCCTTTGGCAGGGGTGACCTCCCTGCTGCACTGGATTTTGTAGCAGACGATGTAGATTGGCAATCACCGGTAACGCGAACTGAATCACAGAATATCTCATGGGCCAAACCTTGTCATAGCCGTGAAGAGGTTTCTTTATTTTTCAAAGAATTATATGAAAAAGTACAACCGGAAGGTATGGAGATATTTGATTTTACTGCCCAAGGTGATCGAGTAATTGTAGAGGGAAGAAATCGTGGTATTGTAAAGTCCACGGGCCATAGTTACGACCATGATTGGGTGATGGTATTCACTTTCAAGAACGGAAAAATTGTACGGCATAGACACTATTATGATACAAATGACATACTGGCAGCTTTTCGTAAGAAATGA
- a CDS encoding type II toxin-antitoxin system HicA family toxin codes for MKLPVISGEKAIKAFLNAGFVKVRQRGSHVRLEKIEGDDIIKLTVPLHNPMKKETLSRLIKDAGLTIDEFVKLL; via the coding sequence ATGAAGTTACCAGTCATTTCAGGCGAGAAAGCAATTAAGGCGTTTTTAAATGCTGGTTTTGTAAAAGTCAGGCAGCGTGGAAGCCATGTAAGATTGGAAAAGATTGAAGGTGATGATATAATTAAACTTACAGTTCCATTACATAATCCAATGAAGAAAGAGACCCTAAGTAGATTAATTAAAGATGCTGGTTTAACAATCGATGAATTTGTTAAACTTTTGTGA